A single genomic interval of Juglans regia cultivar Chandler chromosome 1, Walnut 2.0, whole genome shotgun sequence harbors:
- the LOC109006317 gene encoding pentatricopeptide repeat-containing protein At3g29230 — translation MQTFTPTRTPTWVSGRRLLEEKLSDLHKCANLDQIKQVHAQILKADLHRDLFVAPKLIAAFSLCRQMVLAINAFNQVQEPNVHLYNTLIRAHVQNSQSSQAFATFFEMQCSGVYPDNFTYPFLLKACSGQSYLRVIQMIHTHIEKFGFCSDIFVPNSLIDCYSKCGPVGVNAARKLFKVMGEKDIVSWNSMIGGLVRAGELGEARGLFDEMPKRDTVSWNTILDGYAKAGEMNRAFELFEKMPERNVVSWSTMISGYCKDGDLDMARMLFDKMPVKTLVPWTIIISGYAEKGLANEAISLYNKMEEAGLKPDDGALISILAACAESGLLGLGQKVHASIKRTKYKCSAPVSNALVDMYAKCGSLDEAYIVFNGMTKREVVSWNAMLQGFAMHGHGEKALQLFSRMKHEGFEPDKVTLVGVLCACTHAGFVEEGVQYFYTMESKYKIVPEVEHYGCMIDLLGRGGRLKEAFRLVRSMPMEPNAIIWGTLLGACRMHNDVDLARQVVDRLIQLEPSDPGNFSMLSNIYAAAGDWDSVSNVRLRMRNTGIQKPSGASSIEVDDELHEFTVFDRSHPKSEKIYQMIDRLVQDLKQVGYVPKAYQ, via the coding sequence ATGCAAACTTTCACGCCAACCCGAACCCCAACATGGGTTTCTGGTCGAAGACTCTTGGAAGAAAAGCTCTCGGACCTCCACAAGTGCGCCAACCTCGACCAGATAAAACAAGTCCACGCCCAAATTCTCAAAGCTGATCTTCATAGGGACCTCTTTGTAGCTCCAAAGCTCATAGCGGCTTTCTCTTTGTGCCGCCAAATGGTGCTGGCAATCAATGCTTTCAATCAAGTCCAGGAACCCAATGTGCATTTGTATAATACGCTGATCAGAGCCCATGTTCAGAACTCTCAGTCGTCACAAGCCTTTGCCACTTTCTTCGAAATGCAGTGTAGTGGGGTTTATCCTGATAATTTCACGTACCCATTTCTTCTTAAAGCGTGTTCTGGCCAATCTTATTTGCGCGTGATCCAAATGATTCATACCCATATTGAAAAATTTGGATTTTGTTCCGACATTTTTGTGCCCAATTCGCTTATTGATTGTTATTCCAAATGTGGACCGGTTGGTGTTAACGCGGCGAGGAAGTTGTTTAAGGTGATGGGGGAGAAAGATATCGTGTCTTGGAATTCCATGATTGGTGGTTTGGTTAGAGCCGGCGAGTTGGGGGAGGCTCGCGGgttgtttgatgaaatgccAAAGAGGGATACGGTTAGTTGGAATACAATATTAGACGGCTATGCAAAGGCTGGAGAAATGAACAGGGCGTTTGAATTGTTTGAGAAGATGCCTGAGAGGAATGTTGTATCTTGGTCTACCATGATATCAGGTTACTGTAAAGATGGGGATTTGGATATGGCAAGAATGTTATTTGATAAGATGCCAGTTAAGACCTTGGTTCCTTGGACAATTATTATATCTGGGTATGCTGAAAAGGGGCTCGCAAATGAGGCCATTAGCTTGTACAATAAAATGGAGGAGGCTGGGTTGAAGCCTGATGATGGGGCCCTTATTAGCATTTTGGCTGCTTGTGCAGAGTCTGGTTTGCTTGGATTGGGTCAGAAAGTTCACGCCTCTATTAAGAGGACTAAGTATAAGTGTAGTGCTCCAGTATCAAATGCATTGGTCGATATGTATGCAAAGTGTGGTAGCTTAGACGAGGCATACATCGTCTTTAATGGAATGACAAAGAGAGAGGTGGTATCCTGGAATGCCATGCTTCAAGGATTTGCTATGCATGGACATGGCGAGAAAGCACTTCAGCTTTTCTCTAGAATGAAACACGAAGGGTTTGAGCCGGATAAAGTAACCCTCGTTGGTGTCTTATGTGCTTGCACACATGCAGGCTTTGTGGAGGAGGGTGTTCAATACTTCTACACGATGGAGAGTAAGTATAAGATAGTTCCCGAAGTTGAGCATTATGGTTGCATGATCGACCTTTTGGGTCGTGGGGGGCGTCTTAAGGAAGCTTTTAGGCTTGTGCGTAGCATGCCAATGGAACCAAATGCCATTATTTGGGGAACCCTTTTGGGAGCGTGTCGTATGCATAATGATGTAGATCTTGCCAGGCAGGTTGTGGATCGCCTGATTCAATTAGAACCATCAGATCCTGGAAATTTTTCTATGTTGTCAAACATATATGCTGCAGCTGGAGATTGGGATAGCGTTTCCAATGTAAGGCTGCGAATGAGGAATACAGGAATCCAAAAACCATCAGGGGCTAGTTCTATAGAGGTCGATGATGAGCTCCATGAATTTACGGTATTTGATAGATCACACCCTAAATCTGAGAAAATATATCAGATGATTGACAGATTGGTTCAGGACCTTAAGCAGGTTGGATACGTCCCAAAAGCATACCAATGA